One Setaria viridis chromosome 7, Setaria_viridis_v4.0, whole genome shotgun sequence genomic region harbors:
- the LOC117862606 gene encoding glycolipid transfer protein 3, with product MVERERDEREPIALTGGGGQLQQGGASGPGTEEDDDRDGEERDRDAGDEVEEEKDRGGVEEWSEIRLAIAELSPAQLTKHRGCGCSCGRVGGGDGKPVASSPPTLPFLALSHLLLRVLDKIGPTMAVLRLDVQRNIERLQELYLLDPAKYSTLTEIVEKEVTEGTARKVDSCARAVLWVARSMDFAIALLQRLEEDSDLAQLVEAAYEVSLKPWHGWISSAACKIALKLIPEKKIFTSMFLGMGQDCSTLKDEIEKLASLLGPLLDDIHSMMAKFRLDRLKST from the exons atggtggagagggagagggacgAGAGAGAACCCATTGCcctgaccggcggcggcgggcagttGCAGCAAGGAGGAGCATCAGGCCCCGGCacggaggaggacgatgacAGGGACGGCGAAGAAAGAGATAGAGACGCGGGAGAcgaagtggaggaggagaaggatcgAGGCGGCGTGGAAGAGTGGTCGGAGATAAGGCTGGCCATCGCGGAGCTGTCCCCGGCGCAGCTCACCAAGCACcgcggctgcggctgcagctgcggccgcgtcggcggcggcgatggcaagCCGGTCGCGTCGTCCCCGCCCACGCTGCCGTTCCTGGCGCTgtcgcacctcctcctccgggtGCTAG ATAAGATCGGGCCGACCATGGCCGTGCTGAGGCTCGACGTCCAACGGAACATCGAG AGGCTGCAGGAGCTGTACTTGTTGGACCCAGCCAAGTACTCTACGCTAACGGAGATCGTGGAGAAAGAGGTCACGGAGGGCACTGCACGGAAGGTCGATAGCTGTGCAAGGGCCGTCCTGTGG GTCGCCAGATCCATGGATTTCGCAATCGCGCTGTTACAGAGATTAGAGGAGGACTCTGACCTTGCACAGCttgtggaagctgcgtacgagGTCAGCCTAAAGCCATGGCACGGCTGGATCTCTTCGGCGGCATGCAAG ATAGCTTTGAAGCTCATCCCTGAGAAGAAGATCTTCACCAGCATGTTCCTAGGGATGGGCCAAGACTGCTCTACTCTGAAGGATGAGATCGAGAAGCTCGCATCGTTGCTTGGGCCCCTCCTTGATGACATCCACTCCATGATG GCAAAGTTCAGACTGGACAGGCTCAAGTCGACGTGA
- the LOC117862604 gene encoding zinc finger CCCH domain-containing protein 28: protein MDSAAEIPNPSPEATNPAPAAAAAAAPGPDHSSSPPLPPRKRRLSPSPSPTRSGSPRSRSRSRSRSPRGRRSRSRSRSRSRSRSRSRSPQYPPDGKRRRHNDLTVEACRDFLRDRCTRSDLECRYAHPHPSVSVDRENKVTACADSLRNNCFRGRTCRYYHPPPHIQEQLLRSIGVEDPKVKTICRDFTRGKCSRSANECRFLHHSSVEELAIVCQDFLRGQCNRKSCRYSHAVAHPVPPMSHVPIPYPEMLYMPPPPPPPLGVPMMGPPPSPPRPYSDNKNRVEVCRDFLKNMCTRESCRFLHPETHTAATSDNVEVCRDFKRGECNRPACRFFHPYTS from the exons ATGGACTCCGCCGCCGAAATCCCCAACCCCAGCCCGGAGGCCACcaaccccgcccccgccgccgccgccgccgccgcccccggccccgaccactcctcctccccgccgctcccgccgcgcAAGCGCCgcctctccccttccccctcccccaCGCGCTCCGGGTCCCCCCGCTCCCGGTCCCGGTCCCGGTCCCGCtccccccgcggccgccgctcccgctcccgcagccgcagccgcagccgcagccggagCAGGAGCCGCAGCCCGCAGTACCCGCCAgatggcaagcggcggcgccACAACGACCTCACCGTCGAGGCGTGCCGCGACTTCCTGCGGGACAGGTGCACCCGCTCCGACCTCGAGTGCAGATACGCGCACCCGCACCCGTCCGTCTCCGTCGATCg GGAGAATAAGGTGACGGCGTGCGCGGATTCGCTGAGGAACAATTGCTTCCGCGGGAGGACGTGCCGCTACTACCACCCGCCTCCGCATATCCAGGA GCAATTGCTGAGATCAATTGGTGTGGAAGACCCAAAGGTGAAGACG ATCTGCAGAGATTTTACACGTGGGAAGTGTTCAAGATCAGCAAATGAGTGCCGTTTCTTGCACCATTCATCTGTTGAAGAGCTTGCAATT GTTTGCCAAGATTTCTTGCGTGGACAGTGCAACCGCAAATCATGTAGGTACTCTCATGCAGTAGCACATCCGGTGCCACCAATGAGCCATGTTCCTATTCCATATCCTGAGATG CTTTAcatgccaccgccgccgccaccaccccttgGAGTACCAATGATGGGGCCTCCGCCTTCACCTCCCAGACCATATTCTG ATAATAAGAACAGAGTTGAAGTTTGTAGGGACTTCTTGAAGAATATGTGTACTAGAGAATCCTGCCGTTTTTTGCACCCTGAGACACATACTGCG GCGACAAGTGACAATGTTGAAGTTTGCCGTGATTTTAAACGAGGAGAATGCAACCGACCTGCCTGTCGCTTTTTCCATCCATATACAAGCTGA